The Zymobacter palmae DNA window TTCGCGGACGGTGAGTTCCTGCGGCGTACTCAGATAATCCATCAGCGGTAGGCGATAGTCGAGGCCTTTTCGCGCACACCGCCCTAGCAGGCATTGATCGGTTGACTGTCGCGGTGCTGCTCGGTGCTCTGCAACAGCTCGGGGTCGATCAGGTTACCCGCCGGGTCAAACGCGAAGGTCTCATTGCCCAGCGGCGTACTGGCGGCTTTCAAACGACCAATTGGGTCATACTGATAGCGCGTTTCACCCTTGAGCGAGTCGTCAATGCCGTACAGTTCAGAGGTCTGAGTGTAGTGATACAACCGCTGCTGCTTGGCCTCTTCGCCTAACAGACGCTGCTGACGGGTCAGGCGGCCCATCACATCGTACTGGCGCGTCTGCTGTTGGACACCATAGTGGCGCGCCGTTTCGCGGTGCAGCGCGTCGCGCTCGAAATCGAACAGCGGTTGGCGATCAAGCGACATCGCGTGCACATGGCCGGAACCATAACGCAGCCACGCCACTTCCTGCCCGTTTGGCAGGGTGGTGGTCTGGTTACCTAGCACGTCATAGGTGTGGCGATAGACGCTGCGGTAGTGATAGCCGTCCGGCAGGTCAGCAGTCTGCTCTTCAGCGATCAGATTGTCCAGCGCGTCATAATGCAGACGTACCGCGCTGTGGCTGTTCTGCACTGAGGTCAGGCGGCCCAGCATGTCGTGAGCGTAACGCGTTTCAACGATGCCGTGACCCTTGCGTTCGATAAGCTTGCGCTTCAGCAGCCCCGTACTGTCACGTTCGTACAGCGTGGCCTGATCACCCTCGCTGTACGTCAGTAGCATCCCGCCTTCGTCGTACTGGTACTTGCGGGTACGACCGTCAAAGCCCACTTCCTGCTTAGAGGCTGTTTCAAAACCCCAACATCAGCTTCTTAAAACAGATCATGGCACATCGCAGCAACGTGAAGGCGCAGTAAATATCGAGTCGGCGTTCGTACCGAACGGCTAGCCGTTTAGCGTGATTGAGCCATGCAAAAGTGCGTTCTACCACCCAGCGGTGCCTGCCTAGCCTCGTACTACTGTCCTTGCCGCGGCGCGCTATCCGCGGACTGATACCTCGAACAACACAGGCTTCTCGACAACGCTCGTAGTCATAGGCTTTGTCAGCGTGCAGTTTGTTCGGGCGATGCCGAGGGCGGCCGCGAGTGCCTTGCAGCTTAGGTATCGCTTCCAGTAACGCCGTCAGCGGAACGCTATCGTGCATGTTCGCACCAGAAAAAAGCACTACCAACGGTACGCCATTGCCATCCGTCAGCAGATGATGCTTGCATCCCAAACGTCCTCTATCGGTGGGATTAGGGCCTACGGCAGATCCCCCTTTTTCGCCTTTACGGATGAGCCATCCACGCAGGCGCGTTCCCAGTCGATGCGATCTGCCAGATGCAGGCGGTGTAACAGCTCATGATGGAGTTGTTGCCAAACGCCAGCCTCATGCCACTTTTTCAGCCGTCGCCAACAGGTGGGGCCGGAGCCAAACCCTAGAGAAGTAGGCAGATGTCGCCAAGGAATCCCTGTCATCAGTACGAACAAGATGCCAGACAGCGCTTGTCGGTCAGATACACGAGGCCTTCCTCCGCGAGGGTCTGGCGTGTGCTCGGGGAGAAGAGGTTGGATGATATACCAGAGTTCGTCAGGAAGTAGTGAAGTAGCCATGCAGTGAGACTTTTAGGCAACATGATTTTTTTCAAGGGGTTTTGAAACACTCTCTTAAGGCGATGCAAGAGATCACATAGGCCAGCTGGTCCCGTCGCACCAACGTATTTCAATTAACATGGAGATTATAATATATATTTTTTGCACTATATAATACCCAATATTCAATTTAAAAATCATACCCCCAACCAAAATAATAATTAAAATCTTTCAAAAGTTACTTCTCACTTTTTATAAATTCTGACAAAAAATCATATAACTGACTAGCAATGCATTCCACATGCTCTTTTTTAACAATCAGATTGAAAAAATAATACTGATCTTTAAGGTCGTTTATTTTTGAAGTATAGACATTAAAAAACTCAACATAAGCAGTGTAAAAAAACCTTATTTTTTCTGACGCAGCCTCTAAATCAGAGCAAATATTTGTTATATCAAAAAAATATTCGCGAATTCCTCCCCAACAAAACCGACTTCAATATAAGGGGATTTATATTTTTCGCAAATAAGCCAATGTTCTTTATTTTTCCCTTCATCTGAATATATATATTTCATTGTCAGTCCTTTATTTTAAAATCTGTAACGTGAGTCATGTTGCCTTTTTCATCTATTTTAGCCATATAATGCACTATAACCCCATTAATTTTTTGCTCTACTTTTGACCATCCTTTTCCTTTAAAACAAGGATCGTTTATTTTATCGCTATCAATAATAACAGTACCATTTTCAGGATATTTGTTAACGTGATCATAAGCAAATTCTTCATTCTTATTATTTAACTTAGTTCTACCAGTAGACTTTGTCTAAATTTTCTCAGGTTTTCGTGATGAAGAGGATTTCTTTAAGCCAAATGGATCTATCCACTGCACTGGGTTAGGTGCATATTGATAAAGATTAGTCCCACCCGCGAGGCTAATCGGGTCTTGGCTCGTAAACCGTCCTACCTGTGGATCGTAGTACCTGTATCGGTTGTAGTGCAGTCCTGTTTCAGCATCACAGTACTGACCCTGAAAGCGCAGGGGCATCTCTACGATGGGGGCGTTGCCTTCGCTGTCATTGGCCTTTGCCAGCTCTCCCCATGCACGGTATTGCCCAATCCACTGTAGATTGCCGTCTCGGTCGGTCAGTTCCTGCGGTGTGCCCAGATGGTCGGTATGGATATAGTACAGCTGGGGTTCATTGGTGACTGAATCTGCCGAGTATGCAACGCTCCCTGTACCTGTCATACGCTGTGAGCGCTGGTCATAAGTCTCAGCCAGCTGTGCCGCGGGTACGAAGCTTTCGGGTTCGTACAGCCAGTGGGTGCGCTTAAGTGCACGTGCTGTCAGTGTGTGCACGCGCTGGGCGATTGGCAGTGAGAACTTTTTGCTCGGGTCTTCAGGTTCTAGTTCAGGCTCTTGCGGGTAGGCAAAGGTGTCCCAGAAGTGGAACTCGCCTTCGAACACCTCTTCCGAGGTCAGTAGGTTGGCGTCCCAGCTAAACACCGTGAGCTTAGGCTTAGCTTTGCCGTCTTTGACCAGTTTCCATAGGCGACGCCCAAAGCCGTCGTAGCCGTACTTGGCGTGCATTTCAGGCGGAGTGGTGTCACCGGCAGCAGGTGCGCGACGGTAGCGTTTGACCTCGATCAGGCGGTCGTCGGCGTCGTAAACGTATTCGGTAGTGTGCCCACTGGGTTCGGTCTGGCGGCGGCGATTGCCACGCTCATCGTACTGGTAATGCGTGCCCGCATAGCGTTCCAGCAAGTTGCCCATCACTTTGGGAAGCTGGCGGTAGTCGAATTTTACTTCTTCGCGCGCACCGTCCCAATGGGTGTTGATCGGCTGGCTATCGCGGTGCTGCTCGGTGTTCTGCAACAGCTCGGGGTCAATCAGGTTGCCTGCGGGATCGAAGGCAAACGATTCCTCACCCAGTGGTGTGCTGGCGGCTTTCAAACGACCAATTGGGTCATACTGATAGCGCGTTTCACCCTTGAGCGAGTCGTCAATGCCGTACAGTTCAGAGATCTGGGTGTAGTGGTACAGGCGCTGCTGTTTAGCATCGTCACCTAGCAGACGCTGCTGACGGGTCAGGCGGCCCATCACATCGTACTGGCGCGTCTGCTGTTGGACGCCATAGTGGCGCGCCGTTTCGCGATGCAGCGCATCGCGCTCGAAATCGAATAGCGGTTGGCGATCAAGCGACATCGCATGCACGTGGCCAGAGCCATAGCGCAGCCATGCCACTTCCTGCCCGTTTGGCAGCGTGGTCGTTTGGCGATTACCCAGCACGTCGTAGGTGTGACGATAGACGCTGCGGTAGTGATAACCGTCCGGCAGGTCAGCGGTCTGTTCTTCAGCGATCAAATTATCCAGCGCGTCATAATGCAGACGTACCGCGCTGTGGCTGTTCTGCACGGAGGTCAGGCGACCCAACATGTCATGCGCGTACCGCGTCTCAACGATGCCGTGACCCTTGCGTTCGATAAGCTTGCGCTTCAGCAGCCCCGTACTGTCACGTTCGTACAGCGTGGCTTGATCGCCCTCGCTGTACGTCAGTAGCATCCCGCCTTCGTCGTACTGGTACTTGCGGGTACGACCGTCGAAGCCCACTTCCTGCTTAAGACGACCGACACCGTCGTAATCGAACGTCCACTGCTCACCGTTCTGGTTGGTCAGGCGTGACAGGCGGCGCAGAGTGTCGTACTGATAGGCCAACCGGAAACCGGCCGCATCGATGCGCTCGACTGGCAGCCCCTTACCGTCGTAGGCGTAGCGGGTTTCTTCGCCTGTCGGGTTAACGTAGCGGGTCAGGTTGCCCTCGCCGTCGTACTCGAACTGCTCAGTGGTGCCATCGGGATAACGCACGACGGTCGGCAGCCCCATCCGGTCGCGCTGGAAATAGATCTTCTGTTTCAGCGCATCGGTTTGCTCGATCAGCTGACCACGATGATCGTAGGTATAGG harbors:
- a CDS encoding RHS repeat protein, with the translated sequence MGFDGRTRKYQYDEGGMLLTYSEGDQATLYERDSTGLLKRKLIERKGHGIVETRYAHDMLGRLTSVQNSHSAVRLHYDALDNLIAEEQTADLPDGYHYRSVYRHTYDVLGNQTTTLPNGQEVAWLRYGSGHVHAMSLDRQPLFDFERDALHRETARHYGVQQQTRQYDVMGRLTRQQRLLGEEAKQQRLYHYTQTSELYGIDDSLKGETRYQYDPIGRLKAASTPLGNETFAFDPAGNLIDPELLQSTEQHRDSQPINAC
- a CDS encoding IS5 family transposase (programmed frameshift) gives rise to the protein MATSLLPDELWYIIQPLLPEHTPDPRGGRPRVSDRQALSGILFVLMTGIPWRHLPTSLGFGSGPTCWRRLKKWHEAGVWQQLHHELLHRLHLADRIDWERACVDGSSVKAKKGGSAVGPNPTDRGRLGCKHHLLTDGNGVPLVVLFSGANMHDSVPLTALLEAIPKLQGTRGRPRHRPNKLHADKAYDYERCREACVVRGISPRIARRGKDSSTRLGRHRWVVERTFAWLNHAKRLAVRYERRLDIYCAFTLLRCAMICFKKLMLGF
- a CDS encoding RHS repeat-associated core domain-containing protein, with the translated sequence MWYTKVTDAQGLETFYRYNYFNRIESRTTPYQPHLGSEHWRWDEHGNLLAHIDGEGRTFAFEYDAKGRLIRFSDPMSRTMAFEYDEKGHQVKTIDPMGRTREMQYDSQNRVAADTDFAGRTTQFKYNDQSLPIKVIDPANNEYGYQWNEQGQLVASTDCSGQKTTYTYDHRGQLIEQTDALKQKIYFQRDRMGLPTVVRYPDGTTEQFEYDGEGNLTRYVNPTGEETRYAYDGKGLPVERIDAAGFRLAYQYDTLRRLSRLTNQNGEQWTFDYDGVGRLKQEVGFDGRTRKYQYDEGGMLLTYSEGDQATLYERDSTGLLKRKLIERKGHGIVETRYAHDMLGRLTSVQNSHSAVRLHYDALDNLIAEEQTADLPDGYHYRSVYRHTYDVLGNRQTTTLPNGQEVAWLRYGSGHVHAMSLDRQPLFDFERDALHRETARHYGVQQQTRQYDVMGRLTRQQRLLGDDAKQQRLYHYTQISELYGIDDSLKGETRYQYDPIGRLKAASTPLGEESFAFDPAGNLIDPELLQNTEQHRDSQPINTHWDGAREEVKFDYRQLPKVMGNLLERYAGTHYQYDERGNRRRQTEPSGHTTEYVYDADDRLIEVKRYRRAPAAGDTTPPEMHAKYGYDGFGRRLWKLVKDGKAKPKLTVFSWDANLLTSEEVFEGEFHFWDTFAYPQEPELEPEDPSKKFSLPIAQRVHTLTARALKRTHWLYEPESFVPAAQLAETYDQRSQRMTGTGSVAYSADSVTNEPQLYYIHTDHLGTPQELTDRDGNLQWIGQYRAWGELAKANDSEGNAPIVEMPLRFQGQYCDAETGLHYNRYRYYDPQVGRFTSQDPISLAGGTNLYQYAPNPVQWIDPFGLKKSSSSRKPEKI